One stretch of Muribaculum intestinale DNA includes these proteins:
- a CDS encoding urea transporter, producing the protein MSTQPNNRSFATYVNGTLKGAGQVMFQGSAWTGLLIIIGIFAGCYLEAPYGEHMPVVAWGALAGLIVSTATGYIFESKTDGDQGLWGFNGILVGCAVFTFLDNTVWSWIAMIIGSALTVVARRGLNNVFAPFKTTSYTFPFILISWLILLSARDMAHLTPAGESIASLPTEITSGDLQYTFTDLVVYWLKGISQVFLVNSWITGIFFIVGLALCSRWAAFWAMLSAAVALFMAIFFGASHPDITEGLYGFSPVLTGIAVGCTFYKPGLKSFFYSLSAVVFTVFVQFGMDILLQPVGLATLTAPFCIATWIFMLPMYKLQESRQKSAH; encoded by the coding sequence ATGTCTACTCAACCTAACAACCGGAGCTTCGCCACTTATGTGAACGGGACTCTCAAAGGCGCCGGACAGGTCATGTTTCAGGGAAGTGCCTGGACCGGCCTGCTAATTATCATCGGCATTTTCGCCGGATGCTATCTCGAAGCACCGTATGGCGAACACATGCCTGTAGTGGCATGGGGTGCACTCGCCGGACTTATCGTGTCGACAGCTACAGGCTACATATTTGAGTCGAAGACCGACGGCGACCAGGGACTGTGGGGATTCAACGGCATACTTGTGGGATGTGCGGTATTCACTTTCCTCGACAACACAGTGTGGTCGTGGATTGCCATGATTATAGGCTCGGCCCTTACCGTAGTAGCCCGGCGCGGGCTCAACAATGTCTTCGCTCCGTTCAAGACCACATCCTACACATTCCCCTTTATCCTCATATCGTGGCTTATACTCCTGTCGGCGCGCGATATGGCCCACCTTACACCGGCAGGCGAGTCCATAGCCTCGCTCCCTACGGAAATCACATCGGGCGACCTTCAGTATACCTTTACCGACCTTGTAGTATACTGGCTAAAAGGCATCTCTCAGGTGTTCCTCGTAAACTCATGGATTACAGGCATCTTCTTCATCGTAGGGCTTGCGCTATGTAGCCGTTGGGCCGCTTTTTGGGCTATGCTCAGCGCTGCAGTGGCCCTCTTCATGGCTATATTCTTTGGAGCCTCCCACCCCGACATCACAGAGGGTCTCTACGGATTCTCGCCCGTACTGACAGGCATAGCTGTCGGATGCACATTCTATAAGCCCGGACTGAAATCATTCTTCTATTCACTGTCGGCAGTGGTGTTCACTGTATTCGTACAGTTCGGAATGGATATTCTGCTACAGCCCGTAGGACTGGCCACACTCACAGCACCGTTCTGTATAGCCACATGGATATTCATGCTCCCGATGTACAAACTCCAGGAATCACGCCAAAAATCAGCACACTAA
- the gpmA gene encoding 2,3-diphosphoglycerate-dependent phosphoglycerate mutase translates to MKRLILLRHGQSQWNLENRFTGWTDVELTDQGRREAREAGEKLLAAGILPNYYFTSYLKRAIHTLDIAATAMDRCWIPVIKDWHLNERHYGALQGLNKAETAKEYGDEQVHIWRRSFDVAPPSLDIEDPRYPGNDPRYDGLAFEELPLTESLADTIKRVAPCWSEIIEPKLNLYDTVLVAAHGNSLRALAKMLLHLDDNEIVGVEIPTGKPWVFELDDKLSVIKEYYL, encoded by the coding sequence ATGAAACGTCTTATTCTTCTGCGACATGGCCAAAGCCAATGGAATCTGGAAAACAGATTTACCGGCTGGACCGATGTCGAACTTACCGACCAGGGACGCCGGGAAGCACGGGAAGCCGGCGAGAAACTGCTCGCTGCCGGCATACTGCCCAACTACTACTTCACCTCCTATCTGAAACGCGCCATACACACCCTCGATATAGCCGCCACAGCCATGGACCGCTGCTGGATACCGGTGATAAAGGACTGGCATCTCAACGAACGCCATTACGGTGCCCTCCAGGGCCTCAACAAAGCGGAGACCGCCAAGGAGTACGGTGACGAACAGGTACACATCTGGCGCCGCAGTTTTGACGTGGCACCCCCATCGCTCGACATCGAGGACCCACGCTATCCCGGCAACGACCCACGCTACGACGGGCTGGCCTTTGAGGAACTGCCGCTTACCGAATCGCTTGCCGACACCATAAAACGTGTGGCACCCTGCTGGTCGGAGATAATCGAGCCTAAACTCAACCTCTACGACACAGTGCTCGTGGCAGCCCACGGCAACAGTCTGCGAGCTCTCGCCAAGATGCTGCTCCATCTCGACGACAACGAAATCGTAGGGGTCGAAATTCCGACAGGCAAGCCTTGGGTATTCGAACTCGACGACAAACTCTCTGTTATAAAGGAATATTACCTGTAG
- a CDS encoding urease subunit alpha, translating into MATISRQQNNMLFGPTTGDKIRLGNTDLYVQIEKDLRTYGDEVVYGGGKTLRDGMGLANRYTTSEGSLDLVITNVTIIDPLLGVIKADVGIKDGKIAGIGKAGNPDVMDGVTPTLVTGPSTDAISGEHLILTAAGIDGHVHHVDPQQAYHCLSNGITTLIGGGIGPTDGTNGTTITSGVWNVHKMLEAYESIPINYGTLAKGNSSVNATLEEQILAGACGFKIHEDWGATPAAIRACLDCADRMDVQVAIHTDTLNESGFVEDTIAALDGRTIHTYHTEGAGGGHAPDLLKVASLANVLPSSTNPTLPFGINSKAELFDMIMVCHNLNPNIPSDVAFAESRVRPETQSAENIFHDLGILSMVSSDSQAMGRVGESFMRTFQMASYMKSVRGKLREDSDDNDNFRVLRYLAKITLNPAICYGISDILGSIAPGKMADLVLWEPAFFGTKPKMVIKGGFINWAQMGDPNASLPTPQPIYMRKMFGAEGKAIGATCVNFMSQASIEAGVPEKLGLTRQCYGVSRTRQLAKTDMVRNTAMPRIEINPETFYAYVDGELAYVPPAPVLPLAQLYWFS; encoded by the coding sequence ATGGCTACTATATCAAGACAACAGAATAACATGCTGTTCGGTCCGACCACAGGCGATAAGATACGTCTTGGCAACACCGACCTGTATGTACAGATAGAAAAGGACCTCCGCACCTATGGCGACGAGGTAGTATATGGTGGCGGTAAGACTCTGCGCGACGGCATGGGCCTTGCCAACCGCTACACAACATCAGAAGGTTCGCTCGACCTTGTCATCACCAACGTAACCATCATCGACCCGCTGCTCGGCGTAATCAAGGCCGACGTGGGCATAAAGGATGGCAAAATCGCAGGCATAGGCAAGGCTGGCAATCCGGATGTGATGGATGGTGTGACACCTACACTGGTCACAGGTCCGTCGACCGACGCCATCTCAGGCGAACATCTTATCCTTACCGCCGCCGGTATCGACGGCCACGTACACCATGTGGATCCACAGCAGGCCTACCACTGCCTCTCCAACGGTATAACAACCCTTATCGGAGGCGGCATCGGCCCGACCGACGGAACCAACGGCACCACGATTACTTCCGGTGTATGGAATGTCCACAAGATGCTTGAGGCTTATGAGTCAATACCTATCAACTATGGCACACTCGCCAAGGGCAACTCGTCGGTCAACGCCACATTGGAGGAACAGATTCTTGCCGGCGCGTGCGGATTCAAGATTCATGAAGACTGGGGGGCGACTCCAGCAGCCATCCGAGCATGTCTTGACTGTGCCGACCGCATGGATGTACAGGTGGCCATACACACCGATACGCTCAACGAGAGTGGATTTGTCGAGGATACAATCGCCGCCCTTGACGGCCGTACAATCCACACATACCATACCGAGGGCGCAGGAGGCGGACATGCTCCTGACCTTCTTAAAGTGGCGTCGCTTGCCAACGTGCTCCCGTCGTCGACCAATCCGACACTTCCATTCGGCATCAACTCGAAGGCCGAGCTGTTTGACATGATTATGGTATGCCACAACCTTAACCCCAACATCCCGAGCGACGTGGCATTCGCCGAGAGCCGTGTGCGTCCGGAGACACAGTCGGCGGAAAATATCTTCCACGACCTCGGTATCCTGTCGATGGTAAGTTCCGACAGCCAGGCCATGGGACGTGTGGGTGAATCGTTCATGCGTACATTCCAGATGGCCAGCTACATGAAGTCGGTACGAGGCAAACTGCGCGAGGACAGCGACGACAACGACAACTTCCGTGTGCTTCGTTATCTCGCCAAGATTACACTTAACCCCGCCATATGCTACGGTATCAGCGATATACTCGGCTCAATAGCCCCGGGCAAGATGGCCGACCTCGTGCTTTGGGAGCCTGCTTTCTTCGGCACGAAGCCTAAGATGGTAATCAAGGGCGGATTCATAAACTGGGCACAGATGGGCGACCCCAACGCCTCACTTCCTACCCCGCAGCCCATATACATGCGAAAGATGTTCGGCGCCGAGGGCAAGGCTATCGGAGCGACATGCGTCAACTTCATGTCGCAGGCTTCAATCGAGGCCGGAGTGCCGGAGAAGCTCGGCCTTACACGTCAGTGCTACGGTGTAAGCCGCACACGTCAGCTCGCAAAGACCGACATGGTACGCAACACAGCCATGCCGCGTATCGAGATTAATCCGGAGACATTTTACGCATACGTCGACGGAGAGCTTGCCTACGTGCCGCCGGCACCTGTACTGCCCCTGGCCCAGCTGTACTGGTTCAGCTGA
- a CDS encoding urease subunit beta encodes MATDNTKKPATDQQAPGNPPVNIDGYSKQNPPKSVDTPTEVYNGVPPIYTPVTPGFKPKDYVPVGGVILASNPIEYNTNRYTVRLKVRNTGDRPVQIGSHFHFFEVNRYMEFDRKKAFGCHLNIPATTAIRFEPGEEKEVELVSYGGKQRIWGFNDLVNGYTGGQDTPTYYPVKMKAFRKMNEYGFKDVSEDEADAEFTTKES; translated from the coding sequence ATGGCAACCGACAATACAAAAAAGCCCGCTACCGATCAGCAGGCGCCGGGCAATCCCCCCGTAAACATTGACGGATACAGCAAACAGAATCCTCCGAAATCGGTCGACACGCCGACTGAAGTATACAATGGAGTGCCACCTATCTACACACCTGTGACTCCCGGATTCAAGCCCAAGGATTACGTGCCGGTAGGCGGAGTGATACTTGCATCCAACCCTATCGAATACAACACCAACCGCTATACCGTAAGGCTAAAGGTACGCAATACCGGTGACCGTCCGGTACAGATTGGCAGTCACTTCCACTTCTTCGAAGTAAACCGCTACATGGAGTTTGACCGCAAGAAGGCATTCGGATGCCACCTCAACATCCCGGCCACAACTGCCATCCGCTTTGAGCCGGGCGAGGAGAAAGAGGTAGAACTTGTAAGCTATGGCGGCAAGCAGCGTATATGGGGTTTCAACGACCTGGTCAACGGATACACCGGCGGACAAGACACCCCGACATACTATCCTGTAAAGATGAAGGCTTTCCGCAAGATGAACGAATACGGCTTCAAAGATGTAAGCGAGGACGAAGCCGACGCAGAGTTTACCACTAAAGAATCATAA
- the glgP gene encoding alpha-glucan family phosphorylase: protein MKLQVSNTNAPVWRDVMVKSDLPAKLKPLEVLSRNLWWVWNSEGKSLFRDLNPDLWRAVGENPVMLLQQLGFERLQEILKDAKLMERIEKVYADFKAYMKVPMRKDVPSVSYFSMEYGLCNALKIYSGGLGVLAGDYIKEASDSCVDMTAVGFLYRYGYFTQTLSVDGQQIANYEPQDFNMLPLEQVLDADGKPTILEVPFPGRIVYSHIWRVNVGRMCLYLMDTDFDMNSEFDRQITHQLYGGDWENRIKQEYMLGIGGVLMLKKLGIKSELYHCNEGHAALLNLQRLVDYVQDDHLDFNTALEVVRASSLYTVHTPVPAGHDYFDEGLFGKYMGEFPQKLGISWSDLMNMGRENPDSPERFSMSVFALNTCQEANGVSWLHGEVSKKMFAGIWKGYNWAESHVGYVTNGVHMPTWAASEWKALYEEKLGAEMFQHQSDTKYWEKIYDVADKDIWALRTTMKNKFIDFVRRDFKEKWLKNAGDPTQVMSITEKINPNALIIGFARRFATYKRAHLLFSNLDRLAAIVNNPDRPVQFVFSGKAHPADGAGQGLIKRIVEISRMPQFLGKIIFLENYDMIVAKRLVSGVDIWLNTPTRPLEASGTSGEKAEMNGVLNFSVLDGWWYEGYKFCEEGGWALTDKRTFTDQGQQDKLDAEVIYTMLEKQIIPLYFENRKGGFSAEWVKYIKNSVAKIAPHFTMKRMIDDYIERFYDKEAKRYKKLHAHDFALAKEIVAWKEKVAQAWPGVHAVSVEEFNADPANTKAGEPFRTIIKLDANGLGHDLGVECVIYKIEDGQEKYEGREEFKMVGEEGNICTFELKTKLREAGTFRYAYRVYPKNAELPHRQDFAYVLWV, encoded by the coding sequence ATGAAACTTCAAGTAAGCAACACTAATGCACCCGTGTGGCGCGACGTAATGGTGAAATCTGACCTCCCGGCAAAACTCAAGCCGCTGGAAGTCCTCTCACGCAACCTTTGGTGGGTATGGAACAGCGAGGGCAAATCGCTTTTCCGTGATCTCAATCCCGATCTCTGGCGTGCCGTCGGCGAAAACCCCGTGATGCTTCTGCAGCAGCTGGGCTTCGAGCGTCTTCAGGAAATCCTCAAGGATGCCAAGCTCATGGAACGTATCGAAAAAGTGTATGCCGACTTCAAGGCCTACATGAAGGTGCCCATGCGCAAGGATGTACCCTCGGTAAGCTACTTCTCGATGGAGTACGGCCTGTGCAACGCCCTTAAAATCTACTCCGGCGGCCTCGGTGTGCTCGCCGGCGACTATATCAAGGAAGCCTCCGACAGCTGTGTCGACATGACCGCTGTAGGTTTCCTCTACCGCTACGGATACTTTACCCAGACTCTGTCGGTGGACGGCCAGCAGATTGCCAACTACGAGCCTCAGGATTTCAACATGCTGCCCCTTGAGCAGGTGCTTGACGCCGACGGCAAGCCTACCATCCTCGAAGTGCCTTTCCCAGGCCGTATCGTATACAGCCATATATGGCGTGTGAATGTAGGCCGCATGTGTCTCTATCTGATGGATACCGACTTCGACATGAACTCGGAGTTTGACCGTCAGATTACCCATCAGCTCTACGGCGGCGACTGGGAGAACCGTATCAAGCAGGAATACATGCTCGGTATCGGCGGTGTGCTCATGCTCAAGAAACTCGGCATCAAGAGCGAGCTCTACCACTGCAACGAAGGCCACGCAGCCCTGCTCAACCTCCAGCGTCTGGTTGACTATGTACAGGACGACCATCTCGATTTCAACACCGCACTTGAGGTAGTGCGCGCATCGAGCCTCTACACAGTGCACACTCCCGTGCCCGCAGGCCACGACTACTTCGACGAAGGCCTCTTCGGCAAATATATGGGCGAGTTCCCCCAGAAGCTCGGCATCTCGTGGAGCGACCTCATGAACATGGGCCGCGAGAACCCCGACAGCCCCGAGCGCTTCTCTATGAGTGTGTTCGCTCTCAACACATGTCAGGAAGCCAACGGCGTAAGCTGGCTCCACGGCGAGGTGTCGAAGAAGATGTTCGCAGGCATCTGGAAAGGCTACAACTGGGCTGAAAGCCATGTAGGCTACGTGACCAACGGTGTGCACATGCCCACCTGGGCCGCATCGGAATGGAAGGCTCTCTACGAGGAAAAACTCGGCGCAGAGATGTTCCAGCACCAGAGCGACACCAAATACTGGGAGAAGATTTACGATGTGGCCGATAAGGACATATGGGCTCTCCGCACAACGATGAAGAACAAATTTATCGACTTTGTGCGCCGCGACTTCAAGGAGAAGTGGCTCAAGAACGCCGGCGACCCCACCCAGGTAATGTCGATTACCGAGAAAATCAATCCCAACGCGCTCATCATAGGCTTCGCCCGCCGCTTCGCCACATATAAGCGCGCCCACCTTCTCTTCTCCAACCTCGACCGTCTGGCCGCTATCGTCAACAACCCCGACCGTCCTGTACAGTTTGTATTCTCAGGCAAGGCTCACCCCGCCGATGGTGCCGGACAGGGACTCATCAAGCGTATCGTAGAGATTTCACGCATGCCCCAGTTCCTCGGCAAGATTATCTTCCTTGAGAACTACGACATGATTGTTGCCAAGCGCCTCGTCAGCGGTGTCGACATCTGGCTCAACACCCCGACACGTCCCCTTGAGGCATCCGGTACATCGGGCGAGAAGGCCGAGATGAACGGTGTGCTCAACTTCTCCGTGCTCGACGGATGGTGGTACGAGGGCTACAAATTCTGCGAAGAGGGCGGATGGGCGCTCACCGACAAGCGTACATTTACCGACCAGGGCCAGCAGGACAAGCTCGATGCCGAGGTTATCTACACCATGCTTGAGAAGCAGATTATACCTCTCTACTTCGAAAACCGCAAGGGTGGTTTCTCAGCCGAGTGGGTTAAATATATCAAGAACTCTGTGGCCAAGATTGCTCCTCACTTCACCATGAAGCGCATGATCGACGACTACATCGAGCGTTTCTACGACAAGGAGGCCAAGCGCTACAAGAAGCTCCACGCCCACGACTTCGCTCTCGCAAAAGAGATTGTGGCTTGGAAAGAGAAGGTGGCTCAGGCATGGCCCGGCGTACACGCCGTGTCGGTTGAGGAATTCAACGCCGACCCCGCCAACACCAAGGCCGGCGAACCGTTCCGCACAATCATCAAGCTCGACGCCAACGGCCTCGGCCACGATCTCGGCGTAGAGTGTGTAATCTACAAGATTGAGGACGGTCAGGAGAAATACGAAGGCCGCGAAGAGTTCAAGATGGTAGGCGAAGAGGGCAATATCTGCACCTTCGAGCTCAAAACCAAGCTCCGCGAGGCCGGTACATTCCGCTACGCTTACCGCGTATATCCCAAGAATGCCGAGCTTCCCCACCGTCAGGACTTCGCCTACGTGCTTTGGGTATAA
- a CDS encoding urease accessory protein UreF, which yields MITATMRLLEMSDSQFPVGNFSFSNGLETASHEHIVHDAATLASYVRAATIQSIYSDGIASLHAYRAAERGDYDDIKRADTEVILCKMNDEARQMVLRMGKKLAELAVHVAPSPLVERMLADINSGDIHGTYPIVQAVVMHAAGISESDMFTSQAFGVANMILGAALRCVRVSHYDTQKILYDLAPVLEKDYEAIRALDYDDMRAFVPGIDLMASLHEKGEMRMFMN from the coding sequence ATGATTACCGCCACAATGCGTCTGCTTGAGATGAGCGACTCACAGTTTCCGGTGGGCAACTTCTCGTTTTCAAACGGACTCGAGACAGCAAGCCACGAACATATCGTGCACGACGCCGCCACTCTCGCCTCATATGTACGCGCCGCCACAATCCAGAGCATATACTCCGACGGCATAGCATCACTACATGCATACCGGGCCGCCGAGCGCGGAGATTACGACGACATAAAGCGCGCCGACACCGAGGTGATACTCTGCAAGATGAACGACGAGGCGCGGCAGATGGTGCTACGCATGGGTAAGAAACTCGCCGAACTCGCCGTGCACGTGGCCCCGTCGCCGCTGGTAGAGCGTATGCTCGCCGACATAAACTCGGGCGACATCCACGGCACATACCCTATAGTACAGGCCGTTGTAATGCATGCCGCCGGAATATCCGAAAGCGACATGTTTACATCGCAGGCGTTCGGAGTTGCCAACATGATTCTCGGCGCAGCATTGCGCTGCGTGAGGGTATCGCACTACGACACCCAGAAGATACTCTACGACCTCGCACCCGTGCTCGAAAAAGATTACGAGGCCATCCGCGCTCTGGATTACGACGACATGAGGGCATTCGTGCCCGGCATCGACCTTATGGCGTCGCTGCATGAAAAGGGCGAGATGCGCATGTTCATGAACTAA
- the ureE gene encoding urease accessory protein UreE (involved in the assembly of the urease metallocenter; possible nickel donor), which translates to MKIFSEVIGNIHADKNLATKIDGYDIEYLHLDQWTAQKSRFIVTGDKGTQCAVALKRNHQLIEGDILEIDNDNRRALVAAIELNPVFVIDLSEIEKLDKLQIIQTCIELGHAIGNQHWPAVIKGTKVYVPLTVDRKVMKSVMDTHAIPGVTYSFEEGSAVIPYLAPHEIRNLFGGTSQESHAHVHDHTPGITTDAHGHDGHAVPHSHDGGHTFHTHEH; encoded by the coding sequence ATGAAGATTTTCAGCGAAGTAATCGGAAACATTCACGCCGACAAGAATCTTGCCACAAAAATCGACGGTTACGATATCGAATATCTGCATCTCGACCAGTGGACGGCCCAGAAGAGCCGTTTCATAGTCACAGGCGACAAAGGCACACAGTGTGCCGTGGCCCTCAAACGCAACCACCAGCTAATCGAGGGCGACATACTCGAAATCGACAACGACAACCGACGTGCGCTCGTAGCGGCCATCGAACTCAACCCCGTATTCGTGATTGACCTGTCGGAAATCGAGAAACTCGACAAGCTACAGATAATCCAGACCTGCATCGAACTTGGTCACGCCATAGGCAACCAGCACTGGCCTGCCGTAATAAAAGGCACCAAAGTATATGTGCCACTGACAGTCGACCGCAAGGTAATGAAATCGGTAATGGACACACACGCCATACCCGGCGTAACCTACAGTTTCGAGGAAGGTTCGGCCGTGATACCCTATCTCGCCCCCCACGAGATACGCAATCTATTCGGAGGCACATCGCAGGAGAGCCATGCCCACGTGCACGACCACACACCCGGCATCACAACAGACGCCCACGGACACGACGGACACGCAGTGCCCCACAGCCACGACGGAGGCCATACCTTCCATACCCACGAACACTAA
- a CDS encoding urease accessory protein UreD, giving the protein MKDVINSKEMQRVTATREMQPYNHPTRAMYIGAPGKVGYLRLGFELDKSGKSIMRDLQRMAPLIVQQELYCDEGMPAMPVVYILSSGGPNVDGDRYEQEIMMRKGSIAHVTTGAATKIAEMNDNFSALCQNIVLEDDSYLEFMPEPTIPCRTARYVTLTDITCAPTATLFYSEIFSCGRKHRDEPEIFDYDILSVTCEARRPDGQRLFREKFVIEPKAQNPSMLGIMGRYQMFANVIVLTPPDKAEEIYNATEAGFSNNGDLATGITRLPNNAGLLFKVMGMETEPVKKAVRSFASTVRMSVKGHPLLPDFPWR; this is encoded by the coding sequence ATGAAAGATGTAATCAACAGCAAGGAAATGCAACGCGTGACTGCCACGCGGGAGATGCAGCCATACAACCACCCCACGCGCGCCATGTATATAGGCGCGCCGGGCAAGGTTGGATACCTGCGTCTGGGATTCGAGCTCGACAAGTCGGGCAAAAGTATAATGCGCGACCTCCAGCGCATGGCTCCGCTGATTGTGCAGCAGGAGCTCTACTGCGACGAAGGGATGCCTGCCATGCCCGTGGTCTATATCCTGTCGTCGGGCGGCCCGAATGTCGACGGTGACCGCTACGAGCAGGAAATCATGATGCGCAAAGGCTCCATTGCCCATGTCACCACCGGCGCCGCCACAAAGATAGCCGAGATGAACGACAACTTCTCGGCCCTATGCCAGAATATCGTACTTGAGGATGACTCCTACCTGGAGTTTATGCCCGAGCCTACCATCCCATGCCGCACGGCACGATACGTTACTCTCACCGATATCACCTGCGCCCCTACGGCCACACTATTCTACAGCGAGATATTCTCCTGCGGACGTAAGCACCGCGACGAGCCCGAAATATTCGACTACGACATTCTGTCGGTGACATGCGAGGCCCGGCGACCCGACGGCCAACGGCTTTTCCGCGAGAAGTTCGTAATCGAGCCAAAGGCCCAGAACCCTTCGATGCTCGGTATCATGGGGCGCTATCAGATGTTTGCCAACGTGATTGTGCTCACTCCACCCGACAAAGCCGAGGAGATATACAATGCCACCGAAGCCGGATTCAGCAACAATGGCGACCTCGCCACAGGCATAACCCGTCTGCCCAACAACGCCGGGCTCCTGTTCAAGGTGATGGGTATGGAGACCGAGCCTGTGAAAAAGGCCGTTAGAAGTTTCGCATCCACTGTAAGGATGAGTGTCAAGGGGCATCCACTTCTCCCCGACTTTCCATGGCGATGA
- a CDS encoding DUF4136 domain-containing protein encodes MRYRILLASIGIMAAAVVAGCSQFALVNSQTYNNSDLSEYKTFRIVDPTMGKLPPGMEMVTYYNIAAAIREQMLERGYTESAASPLLINFAVTIHKEVTTEPALPPAPSGGPGLGPQVPPPPSGPGLGPAVSGPYYNGLYPYYIYPRQRYWNSARYANMQVVTGVYKEGVLTMDMVNIDTMTPLYSSSVATIIDSGNSQYRNLSSIAEAVAKLFSRFPVEIEPRYRGMH; translated from the coding sequence ATGAGATACCGCATATTACTGGCATCCATAGGCATAATGGCCGCGGCAGTCGTGGCAGGATGCTCACAGTTCGCACTTGTCAACAGCCAGACATACAATAATTCCGACTTGTCGGAATACAAGACTTTCCGCATTGTAGACCCGACGATGGGCAAACTGCCTCCGGGAATGGAGATGGTCACATATTACAATATCGCAGCGGCCATACGCGAGCAAATGCTTGAGAGAGGATACACCGAGAGCGCAGCCTCTCCGCTGCTGATAAACTTCGCCGTCACAATCCACAAAGAGGTGACTACCGAACCGGCGCTACCGCCTGCACCATCCGGAGGACCCGGTCTCGGTCCGCAGGTGCCACCACCTCCATCAGGTCCCGGACTTGGACCGGCTGTGTCCGGCCCATACTACAACGGACTTTATCCCTACTATATATATCCGCGTCAACGCTACTGGAACTCAGCCCGATATGCCAACATGCAGGTGGTGACTGGAGTCTACAAAGAGGGCGTGCTCACCATGGATATGGTAAACATCGACACGATGACACCATTGTACTCATCGTCGGTAGCGACAATCATCGACTCGGGCAACTCGCAGTACCGCAACCTCAGCTCCATCGCCGAGGCCGTTGCCAAACTGTTCTCGCGCTTCCCCGTAGAAATAGAACCCCGCTACCGTGGCATGCACTAA
- a CDS encoding urease subunit gamma gives MHLTPKEIDKLMLLNLGIIAERRKNRGLKLNYPEAVAYITSAALEEARAGKTVEEVMTLAASVLTKDDVMEGVADMISLLQVEAVFTDGSRLVSIHHPIK, from the coding sequence ATGCATCTTACACCGAAAGAAATCGACAAGCTCATGCTGCTCAATCTCGGTATCATAGCCGAACGCCGCAAAAACCGCGGACTCAAGCTGAACTATCCCGAGGCTGTGGCATATATCACGTCGGCAGCTCTGGAAGAAGCCAGAGCCGGAAAAACCGTTGAGGAAGTAATGACACTCGCCGCATCAGTTCTTACCAAAGACGATGTAATGGAGGGAGTGGCCGATATGATTTCGCTGCTCCAGGTCGAGGCTGTGTTTACTGACGGCTCGCGACTGGTGAGCATACACCACCCTATCAAGTAA
- the crcB gene encoding fluoride efflux transporter CrcB has product MIKAMLLAGCGGFVGTCGRYLVGKWCAGMWHGSFPMGTFLVNIIGCFIIGLFFGLLEKAHVMTPGENVLLITGFCGGFTTFSSFADDMWVLGSKGDWTTFILYLALSVILGVLLVWGGRALIR; this is encoded by the coding sequence ATGATTAAAGCTATGCTACTGGCGGGCTGCGGCGGATTTGTCGGCACCTGCGGACGTTATCTGGTCGGAAAATGGTGTGCCGGCATGTGGCACGGCTCATTCCCAATGGGCACATTCCTGGTCAACATCATCGGATGCTTCATCATCGGCCTCTTCTTCGGACTGCTTGAGAAAGCACACGTAATGACACCGGGCGAAAACGTATTGCTGATTACCGGATTCTGCGGCGGCTTCACCACATTCTCATCCTTTGCCGACGATATGTGGGTACTCGGTTCGAAAGGCGACTGGACAACATTTATCCTCTACCTCGCTCTGAGCGTAATCCTCGGCGTGCTCCTGGTATGGGGCGGCCGCGCTCTCATCCGCTAA